A region of Esox lucius isolate fEsoLuc1 chromosome 3, fEsoLuc1.pri, whole genome shotgun sequence DNA encodes the following proteins:
- the znf414 gene encoding zinc finger protein 414 isoform X1: MSELKRLLSTAPRHLPTYLVTNTAIMSTGMASQLQPSSNTNQGQRMNCPLYGCQRIYADGDSLGRHIQDHQKHMPTQSLPGKGFLCSSIGCNGSFPSMQQLMEHMRQHHKPNTYFLCESCRSRLRSYRALLKHLHTCAKVAKSKAKAGQVAEFKPDPDGTVPMATEPSGTDQGPPQEPMESDSSHPAGGSSGFDLASHPAGGSSGFDLASHPAGGSSGFDLATHPAGGSSGFDLATHPAGGSSGFDLASHPAGGSSGFDLASHPAGGSSGFDLASHPAGGSSGFDLASTTTQFQPQPSGDASLLALDPSSSTFHPGASVAQPSGPSDQLQVSDGPYGSFSQYLQSPLEVSAPELQQTHHHLLQPSPMEHPHPRAPRPGLAATSSPLPQTGTPARSNARWRKNQGQSFNSRILWKHTRGRYSCVQCGHSTANRKEMTAHIKGQHKSPATAKPTNDTEGGEAPRTSQTKASSETESSTYTQL, translated from the exons ATG TCTGAACTAAAGAGACTGTTATCGACTGCTCCTCGTCACCTTCCTACTTACCTTGTCACCAACACCGCCATTATGTCTACAGGCATGGCTTCTCAACTGCAGCCCTCTAGCAACACAAACCAAG GCCAGAGAATGAACTGCCCGCTGTACGGCTGCCAGCGGATCTATGCCGACGGCGACAGCCTCGGCAGACACATCCAGGACCACCAGAAACACATGCCCACGCAGTCCCTCCCAG GGAAGGGCTTCCTTTGCTCCTCAATCGGATGCAACGGCTCCTTTCCCAGCATGCAGCAGCTCATGGAGCACATGAGGCAGCACCACAAGCCCAACACATACTTCCT gtGTGAGAGTTGTCGGTCCAGGCTGCGCTCCTACCGCGCCCTCCTCAAACATCTCCACACCTGTGCCAAGGTGGCCAAGAGCAAGGCCAAAGCTGGCCAGGTCGCAGAGTTCAAGCCTGACCCCGACGGCACTGTTCCCATGGCTACAGAACCCTCTGGTACTGACCAGGGGCCCCCACAAGAGCCCATGGAGTCTGATTCCTCTCATCCTGCTGGTGGTTCCAGTGGGTTTGACCTGGCCTCACATCCTGCTGGTGGGTCCAGTGGGTTTGATCTGGCCTCACATCCTGCTGGTGGGTCCAGTGGGTTTGATCTGGCCACACATCCTGCTGGTGGGTCCAGTGGGTTTGATCTGGCCACACATCCTGCTGGTGGGTCCAGTGGGTTTGATCTGGCCTCACATCCTGCTGGTGGGTCCAGTGGGTTTGATCTAGCCTCACATCCTGCTGGTGGGTCCAGTGGGTTTGATCTAGCCTCACATCCTGCTGGGGGGTCCAGTGGGTTTGATCTGGCCTCAACCACGACCCAATTCCAACCTCAGCCCTCGGGAGATGCTTCTCTCCTTGCCCTGGACCCCTCCTCTTCTACCTTCCACCCTGGGGCATCAGTCGCCCAGCCGTCCGGCCCGTCGGACCAGCTCCAAGTCTCTGACGGCCCCTATGGCTCCTTCTCCCAGTACCTCCAGTCTCCCCTGGAGGTCTCTGCTCCCGAGCTACAACAGAcacaccaccacctcctccaacCGTCACCGATGGAGCACCCCCACCCGAGAGCCCCCAGGCCCGGCCTTGCTgccacctcctcccctctgccCCAGACCGGTACCCCAGCCAGGTCCAACGCACGCTGGAGGAAGAATCAAG GTCAGTCCTTCAACAGTCGCATTCTGTGGAAGCACACCAGGGGGCGCTACAGCTGTGTCCAGTGTGGCCACTCCACCGCCAACAGGAAGGAGATGACTGCTCACATCAAGGGCCAGCACAAGAGCCCAGCAACCGCCAAGCCCACCAACGACACCG AAGGCGGAGAAGCCCCGCGCACCTCACAAACTAAGGCATCGTCAGAAACAGAGTCCTCCACCTACACCCAGCTGTGA
- the znf414 gene encoding zinc finger protein 414 isoform X2 gives MSELKRLLSTAPRHLPTYLVTNTAIMSTGMASQLQPSSNTNQGQRMNCPLYGCQRIYADGDSLGRHIQDHQKHMPTQSLPGKGFLCSSIGCNGSFPSMQQLMEHMRQHHKPNTYFLCESCRSRLRSYRALLKHLHTCAKVAKSKAKAGQVAEFKPDPDGTVPMATEPSGTDQGPPQEPMESDSSHPAGGSSGFDLASHPAGGSSGFDLASHPAGGSSGFDLATHPAGGSSGFDLATHPAGGSSGFDLASHPAGGSSGFDLASHPAGGSSGFDLASTTTQFQPQPSGDASLLALDPSSSTFHPGASVAQPSGPSDQLQVSDGPYGSFSQYLQSPLEVSAPELQQTHHHLLQPSPMEHPHPRAPRPGLAATSSPLPQTGTPARSNARWRKNQGQSFNSRILWKHTRGRYSCVQCGHSTANRKEMTAHIKGQHKSPATAKPTNDTEGGEAPRTSQTKASSETESSTYTQL, from the exons ATG TCTGAACTAAAGAGACTGTTATCGACTGCTCCTCGTCACCTTCCTACTTACCTTGTCACCAACACCGCCATTATGTCTACAGGCATGGCTTCTCAACTGCAGCCCTCTAGCAACACAAACCAAG GCCAGAGAATGAACTGCCCGCTGTACGGCTGCCAGCGGATCTATGCCGACGGCGACAGCCTCGGCAGACACATCCAGGACCACCAGAAACACATGCCCACGCAGTCCCTCCCAG GGAAGGGCTTCCTTTGCTCCTCAATCGGATGCAACGGCTCCTTTCCCAGCATGCAGCAGCTCATGGAGCACATGAGGCAGCACCACAAGCCCAACACATACTTCCT gtGTGAGAGTTGTCGGTCCAGGCTGCGCTCCTACCGCGCCCTCCTCAAACATCTCCACACCTGTGCCAAGGTGGCCAAGAGCAAGGCCAAAGCTGGCCAGGTCGCAGAGTTCAAGCCTGACCCCGACGGCACTGTTCCCATGGCTACAGAACCCTCTGGTACTGACCAGGGGCCCCCACAAGAGCCCATGGAGTCTGATTCCTCTCATCCTGCTGGTGGTTCCAGTGGGTTTGACCTGGCCTCACATCCTGCTGGTGGGTCCAGTGGGTTTGATCTGGCCTCACATCCTGCTGGTGGGTCCAGTGGGTTTGATCTGGCCACACATCCTGCTGGTGGGTCCAGTGGGTTTGATCTGGCCACACATCCTGCTGGTGGGTCCAGTGGGTTTGATCTGGCCTCACATCCTGCTGGTGGGTCCAGTGGGTTTGATCTAGCCTCAC ATCCTGCTGGGGGGTCCAGTGGGTTTGATCTGGCCTCAACCACGACCCAATTCCAACCTCAGCCCTCGGGAGATGCTTCTCTCCTTGCCCTGGACCCCTCCTCTTCTACCTTCCACCCTGGGGCATCAGTCGCCCAGCCGTCCGGCCCGTCGGACCAGCTCCAAGTCTCTGACGGCCCCTATGGCTCCTTCTCCCAGTACCTCCAGTCTCCCCTGGAGGTCTCTGCTCCCGAGCTACAACAGAcacaccaccacctcctccaacCGTCACCGATGGAGCACCCCCACCCGAGAGCCCCCAGGCCCGGCCTTGCTgccacctcctcccctctgccCCAGACCGGTACCCCAGCCAGGTCCAACGCACGCTGGAGGAAGAATCAAG GTCAGTCCTTCAACAGTCGCATTCTGTGGAAGCACACCAGGGGGCGCTACAGCTGTGTCCAGTGTGGCCACTCCACCGCCAACAGGAAGGAGATGACTGCTCACATCAAGGGCCAGCACAAGAGCCCAGCAACCGCCAAGCCCACCAACGACACCG AAGGCGGAGAAGCCCCGCGCACCTCACAAACTAAGGCATCGTCAGAAACAGAGTCCTCCACCTACACCCAGCTGTGA
- the znf414 gene encoding zinc finger protein 414 isoform X3 has translation MSTGMASQLQPSSNTNQGQRMNCPLYGCQRIYADGDSLGRHIQDHQKHMPTQSLPGKGFLCSSIGCNGSFPSMQQLMEHMRQHHKPNTYFLCESCRSRLRSYRALLKHLHTCAKVAKSKAKAGQVAEFKPDPDGTVPMATEPSGTDQGPPQEPMESDSSHPAGGSSGFDLASHPAGGSSGFDLASHPAGGSSGFDLATHPAGGSSGFDLATHPAGGSSGFDLASHPAGGSSGFDLASHPAGGSSGFDLASHPAGGSSGFDLASTTTQFQPQPSGDASLLALDPSSSTFHPGASVAQPSGPSDQLQVSDGPYGSFSQYLQSPLEVSAPELQQTHHHLLQPSPMEHPHPRAPRPGLAATSSPLPQTGTPARSNARWRKNQGQSFNSRILWKHTRGRYSCVQCGHSTANRKEMTAHIKGQHKSPATAKPTNDTEGGEAPRTSQTKASSETESSTYTQL, from the exons ATGTCTACAGGCATGGCTTCTCAACTGCAGCCCTCTAGCAACACAAACCAAG GCCAGAGAATGAACTGCCCGCTGTACGGCTGCCAGCGGATCTATGCCGACGGCGACAGCCTCGGCAGACACATCCAGGACCACCAGAAACACATGCCCACGCAGTCCCTCCCAG GGAAGGGCTTCCTTTGCTCCTCAATCGGATGCAACGGCTCCTTTCCCAGCATGCAGCAGCTCATGGAGCACATGAGGCAGCACCACAAGCCCAACACATACTTCCT gtGTGAGAGTTGTCGGTCCAGGCTGCGCTCCTACCGCGCCCTCCTCAAACATCTCCACACCTGTGCCAAGGTGGCCAAGAGCAAGGCCAAAGCTGGCCAGGTCGCAGAGTTCAAGCCTGACCCCGACGGCACTGTTCCCATGGCTACAGAACCCTCTGGTACTGACCAGGGGCCCCCACAAGAGCCCATGGAGTCTGATTCCTCTCATCCTGCTGGTGGTTCCAGTGGGTTTGACCTGGCCTCACATCCTGCTGGTGGGTCCAGTGGGTTTGATCTGGCCTCACATCCTGCTGGTGGGTCCAGTGGGTTTGATCTGGCCACACATCCTGCTGGTGGGTCCAGTGGGTTTGATCTGGCCACACATCCTGCTGGTGGGTCCAGTGGGTTTGATCTGGCCTCACATCCTGCTGGTGGGTCCAGTGGGTTTGATCTAGCCTCACATCCTGCTGGTGGGTCCAGTGGGTTTGATCTAGCCTCACATCCTGCTGGGGGGTCCAGTGGGTTTGATCTGGCCTCAACCACGACCCAATTCCAACCTCAGCCCTCGGGAGATGCTTCTCTCCTTGCCCTGGACCCCTCCTCTTCTACCTTCCACCCTGGGGCATCAGTCGCCCAGCCGTCCGGCCCGTCGGACCAGCTCCAAGTCTCTGACGGCCCCTATGGCTCCTTCTCCCAGTACCTCCAGTCTCCCCTGGAGGTCTCTGCTCCCGAGCTACAACAGAcacaccaccacctcctccaacCGTCACCGATGGAGCACCCCCACCCGAGAGCCCCCAGGCCCGGCCTTGCTgccacctcctcccctctgccCCAGACCGGTACCCCAGCCAGGTCCAACGCACGCTGGAGGAAGAATCAAG GTCAGTCCTTCAACAGTCGCATTCTGTGGAAGCACACCAGGGGGCGCTACAGCTGTGTCCAGTGTGGCCACTCCACCGCCAACAGGAAGGAGATGACTGCTCACATCAAGGGCCAGCACAAGAGCCCAGCAACCGCCAAGCCCACCAACGACACCG AAGGCGGAGAAGCCCCGCGCACCTCACAAACTAAGGCATCGTCAGAAACAGAGTCCTCCACCTACACCCAGCTGTGA
- the znf414 gene encoding zinc finger protein 414 isoform X4, which produces MGYGQRMNCPLYGCQRIYADGDSLGRHIQDHQKHMPTQSLPGKGFLCSSIGCNGSFPSMQQLMEHMRQHHKPNTYFLCESCRSRLRSYRALLKHLHTCAKVAKSKAKAGQVAEFKPDPDGTVPMATEPSGTDQGPPQEPMESDSSHPAGGSSGFDLASHPAGGSSGFDLASHPAGGSSGFDLATHPAGGSSGFDLATHPAGGSSGFDLASHPAGGSSGFDLASHPAGGSSGFDLASHPAGGSSGFDLASTTTQFQPQPSGDASLLALDPSSSTFHPGASVAQPSGPSDQLQVSDGPYGSFSQYLQSPLEVSAPELQQTHHHLLQPSPMEHPHPRAPRPGLAATSSPLPQTGTPARSNARWRKNQGQSFNSRILWKHTRGRYSCVQCGHSTANRKEMTAHIKGQHKSPATAKPTNDTEGGEAPRTSQTKASSETESSTYTQL; this is translated from the exons ATGGGCTATG GCCAGAGAATGAACTGCCCGCTGTACGGCTGCCAGCGGATCTATGCCGACGGCGACAGCCTCGGCAGACACATCCAGGACCACCAGAAACACATGCCCACGCAGTCCCTCCCAG GGAAGGGCTTCCTTTGCTCCTCAATCGGATGCAACGGCTCCTTTCCCAGCATGCAGCAGCTCATGGAGCACATGAGGCAGCACCACAAGCCCAACACATACTTCCT gtGTGAGAGTTGTCGGTCCAGGCTGCGCTCCTACCGCGCCCTCCTCAAACATCTCCACACCTGTGCCAAGGTGGCCAAGAGCAAGGCCAAAGCTGGCCAGGTCGCAGAGTTCAAGCCTGACCCCGACGGCACTGTTCCCATGGCTACAGAACCCTCTGGTACTGACCAGGGGCCCCCACAAGAGCCCATGGAGTCTGATTCCTCTCATCCTGCTGGTGGTTCCAGTGGGTTTGACCTGGCCTCACATCCTGCTGGTGGGTCCAGTGGGTTTGATCTGGCCTCACATCCTGCTGGTGGGTCCAGTGGGTTTGATCTGGCCACACATCCTGCTGGTGGGTCCAGTGGGTTTGATCTGGCCACACATCCTGCTGGTGGGTCCAGTGGGTTTGATCTGGCCTCACATCCTGCTGGTGGGTCCAGTGGGTTTGATCTAGCCTCACATCCTGCTGGTGGGTCCAGTGGGTTTGATCTAGCCTCACATCCTGCTGGGGGGTCCAGTGGGTTTGATCTGGCCTCAACCACGACCCAATTCCAACCTCAGCCCTCGGGAGATGCTTCTCTCCTTGCCCTGGACCCCTCCTCTTCTACCTTCCACCCTGGGGCATCAGTCGCCCAGCCGTCCGGCCCGTCGGACCAGCTCCAAGTCTCTGACGGCCCCTATGGCTCCTTCTCCCAGTACCTCCAGTCTCCCCTGGAGGTCTCTGCTCCCGAGCTACAACAGAcacaccaccacctcctccaacCGTCACCGATGGAGCACCCCCACCCGAGAGCCCCCAGGCCCGGCCTTGCTgccacctcctcccctctgccCCAGACCGGTACCCCAGCCAGGTCCAACGCACGCTGGAGGAAGAATCAAG GTCAGTCCTTCAACAGTCGCATTCTGTGGAAGCACACCAGGGGGCGCTACAGCTGTGTCCAGTGTGGCCACTCCACCGCCAACAGGAAGGAGATGACTGCTCACATCAAGGGCCAGCACAAGAGCCCAGCAACCGCCAAGCCCACCAACGACACCG AAGGCGGAGAAGCCCCGCGCACCTCACAAACTAAGGCATCGTCAGAAACAGAGTCCTCCACCTACACCCAGCTGTGA
- the LOC105006074 gene encoding zinc finger protein 16 isoform X2, translating to MHHSIVPDNSQPALPRCTTCCRLFHCPLCPYFLPTALSRLKRHIDVHLKNALSFRGKKICKCHLDCRPDGHFHCPQCEKTIIRKDTMAHHLLSCEKAPVTSSELASVHAESCNNSASSNKSVLSIPATSLCPSVISKNYLVLEMEPDRDPECRKLTNNSKHFINIGEAFSRWRDFKERKSLSTDAEVAIFLLDVSQEVLSSQENKGTSRVSEQLENCADPGPSNEGKVFYIEHEESDCQSSQMDREIDQKHSASTGIAGVLGLCEVEAGGLCEVEAGGLCEVEGVEKAMFKAEGPMEYASEFDREEEETDHPGGGAPWQKPTGGIRLDIPVEDGHGSSPPSSQTDQQGLVAGPREPGSTQQKPPMILCPECGILYSTRLQDYRRCEHNFTVCCQECGKLFVSESGLMLHQKLHSQDYSFPCKFCLQPFTTRLDKLTHEKGHRFKEKEPPYSCSECTLKFHNILVRSRHLKEHRSKRHICHVCYKEFNQGRLLERHAWTHSDVKPFKCQVCQRSFAQASRLKSHVRVHTGRRPFQCRHCHKSFSYNFSLKNHIQRYHGPDSVVPPDGLDRFRFWTECRAGLGGGVVRQRKPLQQVELAFRTAWPEADREDGQQWKKKCLSSDEPLAKEHHSIVPDNSQPSLPRCTTCCKLFHCPLCLQFKPTALSRLKRHINVHLKNALSFKGKKICKCNLLCRTVGHFHCPKCKRTIIRKNTMARHLLTCQDASADVTSSELASIPHHDAWKEGAFLDC from the exons ATGCACCATTCCATTGTCCCAGACAATTCTCAACCAGCCCTCCCACGATGCACCACTTGCTGCAGATTGTTCCACTGTCCACTTTGTCCTTACTTTCTGCCGACCGCCCTCTCAAGATTAAAGCGTCACATAGATGTGCATCTTAAAAATGCATTGTCCTTCAGAG GTAAAAAGATTTGCAAATGCCATTTAGACTGCAGGCCAGATGGCCATTTTCACTGCCCCCAGTGTGAGAAGACTATCATTAGGAAAGATACGATGGCACACCACCTACTGTCGTGTGAAAAAGCTCCTGTTACCTCATCCGAACTGGCCTCTGTTCACGCTGAATCATGCAACAACTCTGCATCATCCAACAAATCAGTATTGTCTATACCTGCTACATCCCTCTGTCCAAGCGTGATCAGTAAAAATTATTTGGTACTGGAAATGGAGCCTGATAGAGACCCTGAGTGTAGAAAATTAACAAACAATTCCAAACATTTCATCAATATCGGAGAAGCTTTTTCCAGATGGAGGGACTTCAAGGAGAGGAAATCTTTGTCCACAGATGCTGAAGTGGCTATTTTCTTGCTTGATGTTTCACAGGAGGTCCTGTCCTCACAGGAGAACAAGGGAACATCCAGAGTAAGTGAACAGCTGGAGAACTGCGCTGATCCAGGTCCCTCTAACGAGGGGAAAGTATTCTACATAGAGCATGAAGAATCTGACTGCCAGAGCTCtcagatggacagagaaataGACCAGAAACATTCAGCTTCCACTGGGATTGCAGGGGTGTTGGGTTTGTGTGAG GTAGAGGCTGGCGGTTTGTGTGAGGTAGAGGCTGGCGGTTTGTGTGAGGTAGAGGGCGTagagaaagcaatgtttaaAGCAGAGGGACCGATGGAATATGCCTCAGAGTTTGACCGAGAGGAAGAGGAAACGGACCACCCAGGGGGGGGGGCACCTTGGCAGAAGCCTACAGGAGGGATTCGTTTGGACATCCCTGTGGAAGACGGCCATGGATCGTCTCCACCATCTTCCCAGACAGACCAGCAGGGGTTAGTCGCTGGTCCCAGAGAACCAGGCAGCACCCAGCAGAAACCTCCCATGATCCTTTGTCCGGAATGCGGTATCCTGTACTCCACCCGGCTGCAGGATTACCGACGGTGTGAACACAACTTCACAGTCTGCTGCCAAGAATGTGGCAAGCTCTTCGTGAGCGAGTCTGGCCTCATGCTGCACCAGAAGCTTCACAGCCAGGACTACTCATTCCCTTGTAAGTTCTGCCTCCAGCCCTTCACGACGCGGCTGGACAAGCTGACTCATGAGAAGGGCCACAGGTTCAAAGAGAAGGAGCCCCCCTACAGCTGCTCAGAGTGCACGCTCAAGTTTCACAACATCCTTGTTCGGAGCCGTCACCTCAAAGAGCACAGGTCCAAGAGGCACATCTGTCACGTGTGTTACAAGGAATTCAACCAAGGTCGCCTTCTGGAGAGGCACGCGTGGACGCACAGTGACGTCAAGCCCTTCAAGTGCCAG GTGTGCCAGCGTTCCTTTGCTCAGGCCAGCAGGCTGAAGTCACATGTGCGTGTCCACACTGGGAGGAGACCATTTCAATGTCGGCACTGTCACAAGAGCTTCAGCTACAACTTCAGCCTCAAGAACCACATCCAACGGTACCACGGCCCAGACTCTGTGGTGCCGCCTGACGGATTAGACAGGTTTAGGTTCTGGACAGAGTGCAGGGCTGGGCTGGGGGGGGGCGTAGTGAGACAGAGGAAACCTCTTCAACAGGTGGAGCTGGCATTCCGGACGGCATGGCCAGAAGCAGATAGAGAGGATGGTCAGCAGTGGAAAAAGAAGTGTCTCTCCAGTGATGAACCCCTTGCGAAAGAGCACCATTCCATTGTTCCGGATAATTCTCAACCGTCACTCCCAAGATGCACCACTTGCTGCAAATTGTTCCACTGTCCACTTTGTCTTCAGTTTAAACCGACTGCTCTCTCAAGATTAAAGCGTCAtataaatgtgcatttaaaaaatgcattgtcTTTCAAAG GTAAGAAGATTTGCAAATGCAATTTGCTCTGTAGGAcagttggacattttcattgcCCCAAGTGTAAGAGAACTATTATCAGGAAGAATACCATGGCACGCCACTTACTGACATGTCAAGACGCCTCAGCTGATGTTACCTCATCTGAACTGGCCTCCATCCCACACCACGATGCCTGGAAAGAAGGGGCATTCCTTGACTGTTAG
- the LOC105006074 gene encoding zinc finger protein 16 isoform X1 has translation MHHSIVPDNSQPALPRCTTCCRLFHCPLCPYFLPTALSRLKRHIDVHLKNALSFRGKKICKCHLDCRPDGHFHCPQCEKTIIRKDTMAHHLLSCEKAPVTSSELASVHAESCNNSASSNKSVLSIPATSLCPSVISKNYLVLEMEPDRDPECRKLTNNSKHFINIGEAFSRWRDFKERKSLSTDAEVAIFLLDVSQEVLSSQENKGTSRVSEQLENCADPGPSNEGKVFYIEHEESDCQSSQMDREIDQKHSASTGIAGVLGLCEVEAGGLCEVEAGGLCEVEAGGLCEVEAGGLCEVEGVEKAMFKAEGPMEYASEFDREEEETDHPGGGAPWQKPTGGIRLDIPVEDGHGSSPPSSQTDQQGLVAGPREPGSTQQKPPMILCPECGILYSTRLQDYRRCEHNFTVCCQECGKLFVSESGLMLHQKLHSQDYSFPCKFCLQPFTTRLDKLTHEKGHRFKEKEPPYSCSECTLKFHNILVRSRHLKEHRSKRHICHVCYKEFNQGRLLERHAWTHSDVKPFKCQVCQRSFAQASRLKSHVRVHTGRRPFQCRHCHKSFSYNFSLKNHIQRYHGPDSVVPPDGLDRFRFWTECRAGLGGGVVRQRKPLQQVELAFRTAWPEADREDGQQWKKKCLSSDEPLAKEHHSIVPDNSQPSLPRCTTCCKLFHCPLCLQFKPTALSRLKRHINVHLKNALSFKGKKICKCNLLCRTVGHFHCPKCKRTIIRKNTMARHLLTCQDASADVTSSELASIPHHDAWKEGAFLDC, from the exons ATGCACCATTCCATTGTCCCAGACAATTCTCAACCAGCCCTCCCACGATGCACCACTTGCTGCAGATTGTTCCACTGTCCACTTTGTCCTTACTTTCTGCCGACCGCCCTCTCAAGATTAAAGCGTCACATAGATGTGCATCTTAAAAATGCATTGTCCTTCAGAG GTAAAAAGATTTGCAAATGCCATTTAGACTGCAGGCCAGATGGCCATTTTCACTGCCCCCAGTGTGAGAAGACTATCATTAGGAAAGATACGATGGCACACCACCTACTGTCGTGTGAAAAAGCTCCTGTTACCTCATCCGAACTGGCCTCTGTTCACGCTGAATCATGCAACAACTCTGCATCATCCAACAAATCAGTATTGTCTATACCTGCTACATCCCTCTGTCCAAGCGTGATCAGTAAAAATTATTTGGTACTGGAAATGGAGCCTGATAGAGACCCTGAGTGTAGAAAATTAACAAACAATTCCAAACATTTCATCAATATCGGAGAAGCTTTTTCCAGATGGAGGGACTTCAAGGAGAGGAAATCTTTGTCCACAGATGCTGAAGTGGCTATTTTCTTGCTTGATGTTTCACAGGAGGTCCTGTCCTCACAGGAGAACAAGGGAACATCCAGAGTAAGTGAACAGCTGGAGAACTGCGCTGATCCAGGTCCCTCTAACGAGGGGAAAGTATTCTACATAGAGCATGAAGAATCTGACTGCCAGAGCTCtcagatggacagagaaataGACCAGAAACATTCAGCTTCCACTGGGATTGCAGGGGTGTTGGGTTTGTGTGAGGTAGAGGCTGGCGGTTTGTGTGAGGTAGAGGCTGGCGGTTTGTGTGAGGTAGAGGCTGGCGGTTTGTGTGAGGTAGAGGCTGGCGGTTTGTGTGAGGTAGAGGGCGTagagaaagcaatgtttaaAGCAGAGGGACCGATGGAATATGCCTCAGAGTTTGACCGAGAGGAAGAGGAAACGGACCACCCAGGGGGGGGGGCACCTTGGCAGAAGCCTACAGGAGGGATTCGTTTGGACATCCCTGTGGAAGACGGCCATGGATCGTCTCCACCATCTTCCCAGACAGACCAGCAGGGGTTAGTCGCTGGTCCCAGAGAACCAGGCAGCACCCAGCAGAAACCTCCCATGATCCTTTGTCCGGAATGCGGTATCCTGTACTCCACCCGGCTGCAGGATTACCGACGGTGTGAACACAACTTCACAGTCTGCTGCCAAGAATGTGGCAAGCTCTTCGTGAGCGAGTCTGGCCTCATGCTGCACCAGAAGCTTCACAGCCAGGACTACTCATTCCCTTGTAAGTTCTGCCTCCAGCCCTTCACGACGCGGCTGGACAAGCTGACTCATGAGAAGGGCCACAGGTTCAAAGAGAAGGAGCCCCCCTACAGCTGCTCAGAGTGCACGCTCAAGTTTCACAACATCCTTGTTCGGAGCCGTCACCTCAAAGAGCACAGGTCCAAGAGGCACATCTGTCACGTGTGTTACAAGGAATTCAACCAAGGTCGCCTTCTGGAGAGGCACGCGTGGACGCACAGTGACGTCAAGCCCTTCAAGTGCCAG GTGTGCCAGCGTTCCTTTGCTCAGGCCAGCAGGCTGAAGTCACATGTGCGTGTCCACACTGGGAGGAGACCATTTCAATGTCGGCACTGTCACAAGAGCTTCAGCTACAACTTCAGCCTCAAGAACCACATCCAACGGTACCACGGCCCAGACTCTGTGGTGCCGCCTGACGGATTAGACAGGTTTAGGTTCTGGACAGAGTGCAGGGCTGGGCTGGGGGGGGGCGTAGTGAGACAGAGGAAACCTCTTCAACAGGTGGAGCTGGCATTCCGGACGGCATGGCCAGAAGCAGATAGAGAGGATGGTCAGCAGTGGAAAAAGAAGTGTCTCTCCAGTGATGAACCCCTTGCGAAAGAGCACCATTCCATTGTTCCGGATAATTCTCAACCGTCACTCCCAAGATGCACCACTTGCTGCAAATTGTTCCACTGTCCACTTTGTCTTCAGTTTAAACCGACTGCTCTCTCAAGATTAAAGCGTCAtataaatgtgcatttaaaaaatgcattgtcTTTCAAAG GTAAGAAGATTTGCAAATGCAATTTGCTCTGTAGGAcagttggacattttcattgcCCCAAGTGTAAGAGAACTATTATCAGGAAGAATACCATGGCACGCCACTTACTGACATGTCAAGACGCCTCAGCTGATGTTACCTCATCTGAACTGGCCTCCATCCCACACCACGATGCCTGGAAAGAAGGGGCATTCCTTGACTGTTAG